The following are from one region of the Leptolyngbya sp. CCY15150 genome:
- a CDS encoding DUF502 domain-containing protein, whose amino-acid sequence MIKNFTQDLKNDLIAGLLVIIPLATTIWLTITIASWVFDFLTRIPKQVNPFNDLNPFLGNLLNLSVGLAVPLSCILLIGLMARNIAGRWLLDLGERILQGIPLAGSVYKTLKQLLETILRDSSDKFRRVVLVEYPRRGMWAIAFVTGAIGGGIQPQLPEPMLSVFIPTTPNPTTGWYALVPEKDVITLAMSTEDAFKVLISVGIVGPSMGNVQTSTLGDRLQDGAAIPDLAQTYSMVPADEE is encoded by the coding sequence GTGATCAAGAATTTCACCCAAGACTTGAAAAACGATTTAATTGCAGGCTTGTTGGTCATCATTCCGCTAGCCACCACCATTTGGCTGACGATTACGATCGCCAGTTGGGTGTTCGATTTTTTGACTCGAATCCCCAAACAGGTGAACCCGTTTAATGATCTCAACCCATTTTTGGGAAACCTGCTGAATTTGTCGGTGGGCTTGGCGGTGCCCCTGTCCTGCATTTTGCTGATTGGTTTGATGGCGCGGAATATTGCTGGGCGCTGGCTCCTTGATCTAGGAGAGCGAATCCTGCAGGGCATTCCCCTGGCTGGATCGGTCTACAAAACCCTCAAGCAGCTCCTAGAAACCATTTTGCGAGACTCCAGCGATAAGTTTCGTCGGGTGGTGCTGGTGGAATATCCTCGGCGGGGCATGTGGGCGATCGCCTTTGTGACGGGGGCGATCGGCGGTGGCATTCAACCCCAGTTGCCCGAACCCATGCTCAGCGTGTTTATCCCAACCACACCTAACCCCACCACCGGCTGGTATGCGCTGGTGCCCGAAAAAGATGTGATTACCTTGGCGATGTCTACAGAAGATGCCTTTAAGGTCTTGATTTCTGTGGGGATTGTGGGGCCGAGTATGGGCAATGTACAAACCAGTACCCTGGGCGATCGCTTGCAGGACGGGGCGGCCATCCCCGATCTTGCGCAGACCTATTCGATGGTGCCTGCTGACGAAGAATAA
- the uvrC gene encoding excinuclease ABC subunit UvrC encodes MTTGSTTPTLVKHPERLEARLKEIPLTPGVYFMRDAADNILYIGKSKKLRSRVRSYFRDRHDHNPRTALMVMQVVEIEFIVTDTEAEALALEANLIKQHQPHFNVLLKDDKKYPYLCITWAEDYPRIFITRKRRSGQVKDRYYGPYVDVYVLRSTLSLVKRLFPLRQRPKPLFKDRPCLNYDIGRCPGVCQHLITPEEYRKIIKKVAMIFQGRTRELEDLLTEHMERAAADLNFEQAARLRDQIRGLQSLGADQKVALSDDTVSRDAIALMADDHHACIQLFQIRAGRLVGRLGFLADAQSGSPGAILQRVLEDHYQTVDAVEIPAEILCQHELPDADMLAAFLSSRRGRKVAIAVPQRQGKADLLDMVERNAGYELARTQRFADRNQQALLDLADLLDLPDIPHRIEGYDISHIQGSDAVASQVVFVDGLPAKQHYRHYKIKSSQVRAGHSDDFASMAEVIQRRFRRYAQSPGAIAPTPTPLPHQSSDKVSDFPDLIMIDGGKGQLSAVVKVLRDMNLLDEVRVVSLAKQREELFLPGESLPLTTEAEQPGVQLLRRLRDEAHRFAVSFHRQKRSDRMTRSRLDDIAGLGHHRQKQLLAHFRSIDYIRQASPAQIGEVSGIGPKLAQQIYDYFHPPQPDDHPEPSSSE; translated from the coding sequence GTGACCACTGGCTCCACAACCCCCACGCTGGTGAAACATCCCGAGCGGTTAGAAGCGCGTCTCAAAGAGATTCCGCTCACCCCTGGCGTGTATTTCATGCGGGATGCCGCTGACAATATTCTCTATATCGGCAAGTCCAAAAAGCTGCGATCGCGGGTGCGTTCCTATTTCCGCGATCGCCATGACCATAACCCGCGCACGGCCCTGATGGTGATGCAGGTGGTGGAGATTGAGTTTATTGTCACCGATACCGAAGCCGAAGCCCTGGCCCTAGAAGCCAATTTGATTAAGCAGCACCAGCCCCACTTCAATGTGTTGCTCAAGGACGACAAGAAATATCCCTACCTCTGCATCACCTGGGCAGAAGACTATCCCCGTATCTTCATCACCCGCAAGCGACGATCGGGGCAGGTGAAGGATCGCTACTATGGCCCCTACGTGGATGTCTACGTGCTGCGCAGCACCCTCAGCCTTGTCAAACGCCTCTTTCCCCTGCGGCAACGCCCCAAACCGCTGTTTAAAGATCGTCCTTGCCTCAACTACGATATTGGCCGCTGTCCAGGCGTCTGCCAGCACCTGATTACTCCTGAGGAGTATCGCAAGATCATCAAAAAGGTGGCGATGATTTTCCAAGGGCGCACCCGTGAACTAGAAGACCTGCTCACGGAGCACATGGAACGGGCAGCGGCAGACCTCAACTTTGAGCAAGCCGCTCGTCTACGCGACCAAATTCGCGGACTCCAGTCTCTAGGAGCCGACCAAAAGGTGGCGCTATCGGACGATACGGTATCGCGGGATGCGATCGCCCTTATGGCCGACGACCACCATGCCTGCATCCAGCTTTTCCAAATCCGGGCAGGACGGCTAGTGGGCCGGTTGGGCTTCCTCGCCGATGCTCAGTCTGGCAGCCCCGGTGCCATTCTCCAGCGGGTGTTGGAAGACCATTACCAAACCGTAGATGCAGTGGAAATTCCCGCTGAAATCCTCTGCCAGCATGAGCTACCTGACGCTGACATGCTGGCAGCATTTCTCTCCAGCCGACGGGGGCGCAAGGTGGCGATCGCCGTTCCCCAGCGCCAGGGCAAAGCCGATTTATTAGACATGGTGGAACGCAACGCCGGCTATGAGCTGGCCCGCACCCAGCGGTTTGCCGATCGCAACCAGCAGGCACTCCTCGACCTAGCCGACCTGCTCGACCTGCCCGATATCCCCCACCGCATTGAAGGCTACGATATTTCCCATATTCAAGGCTCCGACGCCGTCGCGTCCCAAGTCGTCTTTGTAGACGGTCTGCCCGCCAAGCAGCACTACCGCCACTACAAGATCAAATCTTCCCAGGTGCGGGCCGGCCATTCCGACGACTTCGCCAGCATGGCCGAGGTGATCCAGCGCCGCTTCCGCCGCTATGCCCAGTCTCCAGGGGCGATCGCTCCCACACCTACCCCCTTACCCCATCAATCCAGCGATAAAGTCAGCGACTTTCCCGACCTGATCATGATCGACGGCGGCAAGGGTCAGCTCTCCGCCGTGGTGAAGGTGCTGCGAGACATGAACCTGCTTGATGAGGTGCGGGTTGTCAGCCTAGCGAAACAGCGGGAAGAGCTTTTTCTGCCTGGCGAATCCTTGCCGTTGACCACCGAGGCAGAACAGCCTGGCGTGCAGCTTTTACGACGATTGCGCGACGAAGCCCACCGCTTTGCCGTCAGTTTCCATCGCCAAAAACGTAGCGATCGCATGACGCGATCGCGCCTGGATGACATCGCCGGTCTAGGCCACCACCGCCAAAAGCAACTGCTGGCCCACTTTCGCTCCATCGACTACATTCGCCAGGCCAGTCCCGCTCAGATTGGAGAAGTATCGGGCATTGGCCCCAAGCTAGCCCAGCAGATTTACGACTACTTTCATCCACCGCAGCCGGACGATCATCCGGAGCCATCGAGTTCCGAATAG
- a CDS encoding response regulator transcription factor, which translates to MLTLDAKKPSQDIRLGRVLVVEDEELIRETIALALNEEGYEVLTAEDGRMAMELTCQFRRTQDSDAEPVDLIILDLMLPSVNGLDLCRLIRHEGNSVPILMLSAKGSETDRVVGLEVGADDYLTKPFGMRELIARCRALLRRHRNNQPQPQSQVLSFQEITLYPQECRVTVRGHEISLSPKEYRILELFMSNPRRVWSREQLIERVWGPDFMGDSKTVDVHIRWLREKLELNPSNPEYLLTVRGFGYRFG; encoded by the coding sequence ATGCTGACGCTGGACGCGAAAAAGCCGTCTCAGGATATTCGATTAGGGCGAGTCTTAGTAGTCGAAGATGAAGAACTCATCCGAGAAACCATTGCCCTAGCTTTAAACGAAGAAGGCTACGAGGTGCTCACCGCTGAAGATGGGCGCATGGCCATGGAACTCACCTGCCAATTTCGCCGTACTCAAGACTCGGATGCAGAGCCTGTGGATCTGATTATCCTAGACTTGATGCTGCCGTCGGTGAACGGACTTGATCTATGTCGATTAATTCGCCACGAAGGCAACAGCGTTCCTATTCTGATGCTGAGCGCCAAGGGCAGTGAAACAGATCGGGTGGTGGGGTTAGAAGTTGGGGCGGATGACTATCTCACCAAGCCCTTTGGTATGCGAGAGCTGATTGCTCGCTGCCGGGCATTGCTGCGGCGTCATCGCAATAATCAACCGCAACCGCAATCTCAAGTTCTCAGCTTCCAAGAGATTACGCTCTATCCCCAAGAATGCCGGGTGACCGTGCGGGGGCATGAGATCAGCCTGTCGCCCAAAGAATATCGAATTTTGGAATTGTTTATGAGCAATCCGCGCCGGGTTTGGTCGCGGGAGCAGTTGATTGAGCGCGTCTGGGGGCCAGACTTTATGGGCGACAGCAAGACGGTTGATGTCCACATCCGCTGGCTGCGGGAAAAGCTAGAGCTGAATCCTAGTAATCCAGAATATTTGCTCACCGTGCGCGGCTTTGGCTATCGGTTTGGCTAG